The Aythya fuligula isolate bAytFul2 chromosome 7, bAytFul2.pri, whole genome shotgun sequence genome has a window encoding:
- the PAOX gene encoding peroxisomal N(1)-acetyl-spermine/spermidine oxidase isoform X2: protein MEAGGGRRVLVVGAGLAALGVAQRLQGPGAVRLLEAGSRVGGRIWSHPFASGLAELGAHWIHGPSEGNPVFHLASCYGLLGPSAAEKENQQVEAGGHPLLPCVTYGSSGKVLRPELVSSTRALFSELLGSAQAFLHAKELPAAGVGQYLRAELARLAPTWDENEDSKRLRLAILSTCLKLECCISGTHSMDLVALGSFGEYTSLPGLDCTFPGGYSSLPDRMLAALPEGTVLLNKPVKTIQWQGSFCEKGDVARIFPVRVECEDGDSFLADHVIITIPLGFLKEHHHDFFQPPLPKWKAEAIRRLGFGTNNKIFLEFEQPFWEPEQQLLEVVWEDESPLAEPSTDLEAGWFKKLIGFVVLQPPEQLGHVLCGFIAGKEAEYMETLSDAEVLRTMTNVLRTLTGNPSLPAPQSILRSQWHSAPYTRGSYSYVAVGSSGDDIDALAQPLPDDASDPRPLQLLFAGEATHRTFYSTTHGALLSGWREADRLNRLPRAAERQ from the exons ATGGAGgctggcggcgggcggcgggtgctggtggtgggcgCGGGGCTGGCGGCGCTGGGGGTGGCGCAGCGGCTGCAGGGCCCTGGCGCTGTGCGGCTGCTGGAGGCGGGGAGCCGCGTCGGGGGCCGCATCTGGAGCCACCCTTTTG cctcgGGGCTGGCGGAGCTGGGCGCGCACTGGATCCATGGGCCCTCGGAGGGGAACCCCGTCTTTCACCTGGCCTCCTGCTACGGCCTGCTGGGGCCCAGCGCTGCCGAGAAGGAGAACCAGCAGGTGGAGGCTGGGGGGCACCCGCTGCTGCCCTGTGTCACCTACGGCAGCTCAGGGAAGGTGCTGAGACCCGAGCTGGTGAGCAGCACCCGCGCTCTCTTCTCTGAGCTGCTGGGCTCGGCCCAGGCCTTCCTCCATGCcaaggagctgcctgctgccggTGTGGGGCAGTACCTGCGGGCAGAGCTCGCCCGGCTGGCCCCCACCTGGGATGAGAATGAGGACAGCAAGCGGCTCCGGCTGGCCATCCTCAGCACCTGTCTGAAGCTGGAGTGCTGCATCAGCGGCACCCACAGCATGGACCTGGTGGCCCTGGGGTCCTTTGGGGAGTACACCTCGCTGCCCGGCCTTGACTGCACCTTCCCAGG CGGCTACAGCAGCCTGCCCGACCGCATGCTTGCAGCTCTGCCTGAGGGCACCGTCCTCCTCAACAAGCCAGTGAAAACCATCCAGTGGCAGGGGTCCTTCTGTGAGAAGGGGGATGTGGCGAGGATCTTCCCCGTCCGGGTGGAGTGCGAGGACGGTGACTCCTTTCTCGCTGACCACGTCATCATCACCATCCCGCTGG GTTTCCTCAAAGAACACCATCACGACTTTTTCCAGCCCCCCCTGCCCAAGTGGAAAGCAGAGGCCATTCGCCGCCTGGGCTTCGGCACCAACAACAAGATCTTCCTGGAGTTTGAGCAACCCTTCTGGGagcctgagcagcagctcttggAAGTGGTGTGGGAGGACGAATCACCCcttgcagagcccagcactgaCCTGGAAGCCGGCTGGTTCAAGAAGCTCATCGGCTTTGTGGTCCTCCAGCCACCAGAGCA gcTTGGGCACGTCCTCTGTGGCTTCATTgctgggaaggaggcagagTACATGGAGACGCTAAGCGATGCAGAGGTTCTCCGCACCATGACCAACGTTCTCCGCACGCTGACAG GGAACCCAAGCCTGCCTGCTCCCCAGAGCATTCTCCGGTCCCAGTGGCACAGTGCACCCTACACCCGGGGCTCCTACAGCTACGTGGCTGTTGGCAGCTCAGGGGATGACATTGATGCGCTGGCCCAGCCTCTGCCTGATGACGCATCAGACCCCAGG
- the LOC116491122 gene encoding lysosomal acid lipase/cholesteryl ester hydrolase-like, with protein MMWLFITIACFICSTEKCNASPEVFMDVGEIISYHGYPYEEHEIVTDDGYYLTIQRIPHGRDNLGSSSTSHEAETQGSSMFCVPPKPAVLLQHGLVLEGSNWVTNLPNSSLGFILADAGYDVWIGNSRGNSWSRKHKEFEYHNEKYSAYSFHEMAMYDLPATINYILQKTGQEQLYYVAYSQGTTTGFIAFSSIPELDRKIKMFFALAPITTSSNMKSPLVRVFDLPEGLVKFILGHILVFDKGEILQQVTSRLCSYTFFKSFCSLVLYLPGGFTNSLNVSRIDVYLSRYPDSTSLKNMLHWRQLYQTGEFKYYDYGSDNVLHYNQSTPPFYELENMKTPLAAWYGGRDWISAPEDVNITLPRITNMVYKKYIPEFVHFDFLWGMQAYEQVYKEILELMKKNA; from the exons ATGATGTGGCTGTTCATCACCATTGCTTGTTTCatctgcagcactgaaaagtGCAATGCAAGCCCCGAGGTGTTCATGGATGTT GGTGAAATCATTAGCTACCACGGGTACCCCTATGAAGAGCATGAAATTGTGACAGATGATGGTTATTACCTCACCATACAGAGGATTCCTCATGGTAGAGACAACTTGGGGAGTTCAAGCACCTCCCATGAAGCAGAGACACAAGGTTCCAGCATGTTTTGTGTCC ctccaaagcctgcagtgctcctgcagcatGGCCTGGTGTTGGAGGGCAGTAACTGGGTTACTAACCTGCCCAACAGCAGCCTGGGCTTCATCCTCGCAGATGCTGGCTATGATGTCTGGATAGGAAACAGCAGGGGGAACAGCTGGTCGCGCAAACACAAAGAGTTTGAATATCACAACGAGAAATACTCAGCTTACAG CTTTCATGAAATGGCCATGTATGACCTTCCAGCAACAATCAActatattttgcagaaaacaggaCAGGAGCAGTTATACTATGTGGCTTACTCTCAAGGCACCACCACAG GTTTCATCgcattttcttccattcctgAGCTGGATCGCAAAATCAAGATGTTTTTCGCGTTGGCTCCTATCACCACAAGCTCAAACATGAAGTCACCCTTGGTCAGAGTGTTTGACCTTCCTGAGGGTCTCGTTAAG TTCATTTTAGGACACATACTGGTCTTCGATAAGGGCGAGATTTTGCAGCAAGTGACTTCCCGTCTGTGCAGCTACAcattctttaaaagcttttgctCTTTGGTCCTTTACTTGCCTGGTGGGTTTACCAACAGCTTAAATGTG AGCCGCATAGATGTCTACTTGTCTCGCTACCCTGATTCAACATCCCTAAAAAACATGTTACATTGGCGCCAG CTCTATCAAACAGGGGAATTCAAATATTATGATTATGGCAGCGACAATGTGCTTCATTATAACCAG AGCACACCTCCTTTCTATGAgctggaaaatatgaaaacaccACTTGCTGCATGGTATGGCGGCAGGGACTGGATTTCAGCCCCTGAAGATGTAAATATAACACTGCCTCGTATAACCAACATGGTGTACAAGAAGTATATTCCTGAATTTGTCCACTTTGATTTCCTTTGGGGTATGCAAGCATATGAGCAAGTATACAAAGAAATTCTTGAACTGATGAAGAAGAATGCCTAG
- the PAOX gene encoding peroxisomal N(1)-acetyl-spermine/spermidine oxidase isoform X1 codes for MEAGGGRRVLVVGAGLAALGVAQRLQGPGAVRLLEAGSRVGGRIWSHPFASGLAELGAHWIHGPSEGNPVFHLASCYGLLGPSAAEKENQQVEAGGHPLLPCVTYGSSGKVLRPELVSSTRALFSELLGSAQAFLHAKELPAAGVGQYLRAELARLAPTWDENEDSKRLRLAILSTCLKLECCISGTHSMDLVALGSFGEYTSLPGLDCTFPGGYSSLPDRMLAALPEGTVLLNKPVKTIQWQGSFCEKGDVARIFPVRVECEDGDSFLADHVIITIPLGFLKEHHHDFFQPPLPKWKAEAIRRLGFGTNNKIFLEFEQPFWEPEQQLLEVVWEDESPLAEPSTDLEAGWFKKLIGFVVLQPPEQLGHVLCGFIAGKEAEYMETLSDAEVLRTMTNVLRTLTGNPSLPAPQSILRSQWHSAPYTRGSYSYVAVGSSGDDIDALAQPLPDDASDPRVIMPGNGGCMGPMGQPPWCCSSDWAEMCGDGWPQVGTGYPKDRGYKDR; via the exons ATGGAGgctggcggcgggcggcgggtgctggtggtgggcgCGGGGCTGGCGGCGCTGGGGGTGGCGCAGCGGCTGCAGGGCCCTGGCGCTGTGCGGCTGCTGGAGGCGGGGAGCCGCGTCGGGGGCCGCATCTGGAGCCACCCTTTTG cctcgGGGCTGGCGGAGCTGGGCGCGCACTGGATCCATGGGCCCTCGGAGGGGAACCCCGTCTTTCACCTGGCCTCCTGCTACGGCCTGCTGGGGCCCAGCGCTGCCGAGAAGGAGAACCAGCAGGTGGAGGCTGGGGGGCACCCGCTGCTGCCCTGTGTCACCTACGGCAGCTCAGGGAAGGTGCTGAGACCCGAGCTGGTGAGCAGCACCCGCGCTCTCTTCTCTGAGCTGCTGGGCTCGGCCCAGGCCTTCCTCCATGCcaaggagctgcctgctgccggTGTGGGGCAGTACCTGCGGGCAGAGCTCGCCCGGCTGGCCCCCACCTGGGATGAGAATGAGGACAGCAAGCGGCTCCGGCTGGCCATCCTCAGCACCTGTCTGAAGCTGGAGTGCTGCATCAGCGGCACCCACAGCATGGACCTGGTGGCCCTGGGGTCCTTTGGGGAGTACACCTCGCTGCCCGGCCTTGACTGCACCTTCCCAGG CGGCTACAGCAGCCTGCCCGACCGCATGCTTGCAGCTCTGCCTGAGGGCACCGTCCTCCTCAACAAGCCAGTGAAAACCATCCAGTGGCAGGGGTCCTTCTGTGAGAAGGGGGATGTGGCGAGGATCTTCCCCGTCCGGGTGGAGTGCGAGGACGGTGACTCCTTTCTCGCTGACCACGTCATCATCACCATCCCGCTGG GTTTCCTCAAAGAACACCATCACGACTTTTTCCAGCCCCCCCTGCCCAAGTGGAAAGCAGAGGCCATTCGCCGCCTGGGCTTCGGCACCAACAACAAGATCTTCCTGGAGTTTGAGCAACCCTTCTGGGagcctgagcagcagctcttggAAGTGGTGTGGGAGGACGAATCACCCcttgcagagcccagcactgaCCTGGAAGCCGGCTGGTTCAAGAAGCTCATCGGCTTTGTGGTCCTCCAGCCACCAGAGCA gcTTGGGCACGTCCTCTGTGGCTTCATTgctgggaaggaggcagagTACATGGAGACGCTAAGCGATGCAGAGGTTCTCCGCACCATGACCAACGTTCTCCGCACGCTGACAG GGAACCCAAGCCTGCCTGCTCCCCAGAGCATTCTCCGGTCCCAGTGGCACAGTGCACCCTACACCCGGGGCTCCTACAGCTACGTGGCTGTTGGCAGCTCAGGGGATGACATTGATGCGCTGGCCCAGCCTCTGCCTGATGACGCATCAGACCCCAGGGTAATTATGCCGGGAAATGGCGGGTGTATGGGACCCATGGGACAGCCGCCCTGGTGCTGTTCCTCTGACTG
- the LOC116491123 gene encoding lipase member M-like produces MWLFIATLFLTQTAANSEDVMEHTKGANPETFMNISQMICYRGYPSEEYEVLTRDGYYIILNRIPHGREKPGNGGPKPVVFLQHGLLGEGSNWVENLSNNSLGFILADSGYDVWLGNSRGTRWSQRHRHLSTDQVEFWDFSFHEMAMYDLPAMINFVLRKTGQKQIYYVGYSQGATIAFIAFSSMPELAQKIKMFFALAPAVLIKHAKSPVMKMSFLLDRQFKVFQLLLGQTDASLRMRKLWRFLPDLCRHPVLHKPCATLLFLLGGYNEKNLNMTRLDVYTAHYPDRTSVKNMIHWAQVMTSGDFKAFDYGSENQAIYHQEIPPSYQLEKMTVPTAVWSGGEDWAADWRDVHLLLPRIAHVVSYVHIADWNHWDFIWGLDAPRRLYSHILALMERSR; encoded by the exons ATGTGGTTGTTCATTGCAACTTTGTTTTTGACACAAACAGCTGCAAACTCAGAAGATGTCATGGAGCACACGAAGGGTGCAAATCCTGAGACATTCATGAATATT aGCCAAATGATCTGCTACAGAGGGTACCCCAGTGAGGAGTACGAAGTCCTGACTCGTGATGGTTACTACATCATCCTGAACAGAATTCCTCACGGGAGAGAAAAGCCTGGAAATGGAG GCCCCAAACCAGTTGTGTTTCTTCAGCATGGGCTACTCGGTGAAGGCAGCAACTGGGTTGAAAATCTGTCTAACAACAGCCTTGGCTTCATACTAGCAGACTCTGGCTATGACGTCTGGCTGGGAAACAGTCGGGGAACACGCTGGTCCCAGAGACACCGGCATCTTTCCACTGATCAGGTTGAATTCTGGGATTTCAG TTTCCATGAAATGGCTATGTATGACCTCCCAGCAATGATCAACTTTGTTCTGCGGAAGACCGGCCAGAAGCAGATATATTACGTGGGCTACTCTCAGGGTGCCACTATTG catTCATAGCGTTTTCATCCATGCCAGAACTGGCtcagaaaatcaaaatgttttttgccCTGGCTCCTGCAGTGTTAATTAAGCACGCCAAAAGTCCAGTTATGAAAATGTCGTTCCTGCTTGACAGACAATTCAAGGTATTTCAG CTCTTGCTGGGCCAAACAGACGCCTCACTGCGAATGAGGAAGCTCTGGAGATTTCTTCCTGACTTGTGCAGGCACCCAGTCTTGCACAAGCCCTGTGCCACCCTGTTGTTCCTGCTGGGAGGCTACAATGAGAAGAACCTCAACATG ACCCGGCTGGATGTATACACAGCCCACTATCCTGACAGGACATCTGTCAAAAACATGATACACTGGGCCCAG GTGATGACCTCAGGAGACTTCAAAGCCTTTGACTATGGCAGTGAAAACCAAGCAATATACCACCAG GAGATACCTCCCTCCTACCAGCTGGAGAAGATGACTGTGCCCACTGCAGTGTGGTCAGGGGGTGAGGACTGGGCAGCCGACTGGAGGGACGtgcacctgctgctgccccgcATCGCCCATGTCGTCTCCTACGTGCACATTGCTGACTGGAACCACTGGGACTTCATCTGGGGTTTGGATGCCCCCAGGCGCCTCTACAGCCACATCCTGGCCCTGatggagaggtcccggtag